A stretch of Cucumis sativus cultivar 9930 chromosome 2, Cucumber_9930_V3, whole genome shotgun sequence DNA encodes these proteins:
- the LOC101216279 gene encoding 26S proteasome regulatory subunit RPN13 isoform X1: protein MDSSSTEAVPEMQEILLEFRAGKMCFEGKRVVPDTRKGLVRIGRGEEGLLHFQWIDRTQNVIEDDQIVFPDEAVFEKVNQASGRVYLLKFKTDDRKFFFWMQEPKAEDDQQLCISVNDYINRPLEFLEEEEPVASTPMHVSEGTVEENIPSSSSLRPVKLEDLQRILSNIEPSADIDVDPDAGFGLGDLLKPDLIMPVLETLPLEQSLASYLPEGPWTPEDILELLQSPPFRQQVDSFTYVLRTGQIDLSQFGIDPSKYKFTVLSFLDALEDSVSKTSSSELEQDNKDVRSQSFNRSDSMDES from the exons ATGGACTCGTCGTCTACAGAGGCTGTTCCAGAAATGCAG GAAATACTTCTGGAGTTTCGTGCTGGAAAAATGtgttttgaaggaaaaagggTTGTACCCGATACACGCAAAGGACTTGTTCGTATTGGAAGG GGTGAGGAGGGATTGCTGCACTTTCAATGGATTGATCGGACGCAAAATGTCATTGAAGAT GATCAGATTGTTTTTCCTGATGAAGCAGTTTTTGAGAAG GTCAATCAAGCTTCAGGAAGAGTTTACTTATTGAAGTTTAAAACAGATGACAGGAAGTTCTTCTTTTGGATGCAG GAGCCCAAAGCTGAAGATGATCAGCAGTTGTGCATCTCTGTTAATGACTACATTAATCGGCCACTGG AGTTTCTTGAGGAAGAAGAACCTGTTGCTTCCACTCCAATGCACGTTTCAGAAGGCACAGTCGAAGAAAACATCCCATCGAG CTCCTCACTACGGCCAGTGAAGTTGGAAGACCTGCAAAGGATTTTAAGTAACATCGAGCCATCTG CAGATATTGATGTCGATCCAGATGCAG GTTTTGGATTAGGAGATTTATTGAAGCCTGATCTGATAATGCCAGTGCTGGAAACGTTACCATTGGAACAGAGTTTAGCATCATATTTGCCGGAG GGTCCATGGACTCCTGAGGATATATTGGAGCTGTTACAAAGCCCGCCCTTCCGTCAACAAGTAGATTCATTTACTTAT GTTCTTCGGACTGGACAGATAGATTTGTCTCAGTTTGGAATAGACCCGAGCAAAT ACAAATTTACGGTATTGTCTTTTCTTGATGCCCTTGAGGATTCTGTTTCAAAAACGTCAAGTTCGGAGCTGGAGCAGGATAATAAGGATGTAAGATCCCAATCCTTCAACCGTAGTGACTCGATGGATGAATCATAG
- the LOC101216279 gene encoding 26S proteasome regulatory subunit RPN13 isoform X3 has protein sequence MDSSSTEAVPEMQEILLEFRAGKMCFEGKRVVPDTRKGLVRIGRGEEGLLHFQWIDRTQNVIEDDQIVFPDEAVFEKVNQASGRVYLLKFKTDDRKFFFWMQEPKAEDDQQLCISVNDYINRPLEFLEEEEPVASTPMHVSEGTVEENIPSSSSLRPVKLEDLQRILSNIEPSADIDVDPDAGFGLGDLLKPDLIMPVLETLPLEQSLASYLPEGPWTPEDILELLQSPPFRQQVDSFTYVLRTGQIDLSQFGIDPSKYKFTVLSFLDALEDSVSKTSSSELEQDNKDVA, from the exons ATGGACTCGTCGTCTACAGAGGCTGTTCCAGAAATGCAG GAAATACTTCTGGAGTTTCGTGCTGGAAAAATGtgttttgaaggaaaaagggTTGTACCCGATACACGCAAAGGACTTGTTCGTATTGGAAGG GGTGAGGAGGGATTGCTGCACTTTCAATGGATTGATCGGACGCAAAATGTCATTGAAGAT GATCAGATTGTTTTTCCTGATGAAGCAGTTTTTGAGAAG GTCAATCAAGCTTCAGGAAGAGTTTACTTATTGAAGTTTAAAACAGATGACAGGAAGTTCTTCTTTTGGATGCAG GAGCCCAAAGCTGAAGATGATCAGCAGTTGTGCATCTCTGTTAATGACTACATTAATCGGCCACTGG AGTTTCTTGAGGAAGAAGAACCTGTTGCTTCCACTCCAATGCACGTTTCAGAAGGCACAGTCGAAGAAAACATCCCATCGAG CTCCTCACTACGGCCAGTGAAGTTGGAAGACCTGCAAAGGATTTTAAGTAACATCGAGCCATCTG CAGATATTGATGTCGATCCAGATGCAG GTTTTGGATTAGGAGATTTATTGAAGCCTGATCTGATAATGCCAGTGCTGGAAACGTTACCATTGGAACAGAGTTTAGCATCATATTTGCCGGAG GGTCCATGGACTCCTGAGGATATATTGGAGCTGTTACAAAGCCCGCCCTTCCGTCAACAAGTAGATTCATTTACTTAT GTTCTTCGGACTGGACAGATAGATTTGTCTCAGTTTGGAATAGACCCGAGCAAAT ACAAATTTACGGTATTGTCTTTTCTTGATGCCCTTGAGGATTCTGTTTCAAAAACGTCAAGTTCGGAGCTGGAGCAGGATAATAAGGAT GTTGCTTGA
- the LOC101216279 gene encoding 26S proteasome regulatory subunit RPN13 isoform X2 translates to MDSSSTEAVPEMQEILLEFRAGKMCFEGKRVVPDTRKGLVRIGRGEEGLLHFQWIDRTQNVIEDDQIVFPDEAVFEKVNQASGRVYLLKFKTDDRKFFFWMQEPKAEDDQQLCISVNDYINRPLEFLEEEEPVASTPMHVSEGTVEENIPSSSSLRPVKLEDLQRILSNIEPSDIDVDPDAGFGLGDLLKPDLIMPVLETLPLEQSLASYLPEGPWTPEDILELLQSPPFRQQVDSFTYVLRTGQIDLSQFGIDPSKYKFTVLSFLDALEDSVSKTSSSELEQDNKDVRSQSFNRSDSMDES, encoded by the exons ATGGACTCGTCGTCTACAGAGGCTGTTCCAGAAATGCAG GAAATACTTCTGGAGTTTCGTGCTGGAAAAATGtgttttgaaggaaaaagggTTGTACCCGATACACGCAAAGGACTTGTTCGTATTGGAAGG GGTGAGGAGGGATTGCTGCACTTTCAATGGATTGATCGGACGCAAAATGTCATTGAAGAT GATCAGATTGTTTTTCCTGATGAAGCAGTTTTTGAGAAG GTCAATCAAGCTTCAGGAAGAGTTTACTTATTGAAGTTTAAAACAGATGACAGGAAGTTCTTCTTTTGGATGCAG GAGCCCAAAGCTGAAGATGATCAGCAGTTGTGCATCTCTGTTAATGACTACATTAATCGGCCACTGG AGTTTCTTGAGGAAGAAGAACCTGTTGCTTCCACTCCAATGCACGTTTCAGAAGGCACAGTCGAAGAAAACATCCCATCGAG CTCCTCACTACGGCCAGTGAAGTTGGAAGACCTGCAAAGGATTTTAAGTAACATCGAGCCATCTG ATATTGATGTCGATCCAGATGCAG GTTTTGGATTAGGAGATTTATTGAAGCCTGATCTGATAATGCCAGTGCTGGAAACGTTACCATTGGAACAGAGTTTAGCATCATATTTGCCGGAG GGTCCATGGACTCCTGAGGATATATTGGAGCTGTTACAAAGCCCGCCCTTCCGTCAACAAGTAGATTCATTTACTTAT GTTCTTCGGACTGGACAGATAGATTTGTCTCAGTTTGGAATAGACCCGAGCAAAT ACAAATTTACGGTATTGTCTTTTCTTGATGCCCTTGAGGATTCTGTTTCAAAAACGTCAAGTTCGGAGCTGGAGCAGGATAATAAGGATGTAAGATCCCAATCCTTCAACCGTAGTGACTCGATGGATGAATCATAG
- the LOC101216527 gene encoding pentatricopeptide repeat-containing protein At3g42630 — MGFLVTMVANSYCFPRDFKRERSILSHQRHAACRASSCKIFQQHNEGSSVDDSFNINNSQVIKKLSRRRMPILAKEIFLELKSEGFPLNNSTLSTIMVHYIDDGSPLQAQAMWEEMLNSCFEPSVQVISKLFNAYGKMGHFDYITKVLDQVKLRYSHLLPEAYSLAISCFGKHKQLELMESTLREMVSSGFTVNSATGNSFIIYYSMFGSLVEMETAYGRLKRSRFLIEKKGIMAMAFAYIRKRKFYRLGEFLRDVGLGRKNVGNLLWNLLLLSYAANFKMKSLQREFLQMVDAGFNPDLTTFNIRALAFSRMDLLWDLHLSLEHMKHMNIEPDLVTYGCVVDAYVDRRLGRNLEFILSKMNPDQPPVSLTDSFVFEALGKGDFHMSSEAFMQFRKQKKWTYRELISLYLKKHHRRNQVFWNY; from the exons ATGGGCTTTCTTGTCACAATGGTGGCAAATTCATACTGCTTTCCAAGAGACTTCAAACGGGAACGCTCAATTTTGTCCCATCAGAGACACGCTGCATGTCGAGCTTCATCTTGTAAG ATATTCCAGCAGCACAATGAAGGAAGTTCTGTCGATGACAGTTTTAATATTAACAATTCTCAAgtgattaaaaaattgagCCGAAGAAGAATGCCTATTTTAGCAAAAGAGATTTTCTTGGAGCTGAAGTCTGAAGGTTTTCCTCTAAACAACTCTACGTTGTCCACTATTATGGTACACTACATAGATGATGGTTCTCCTCTCCAAGCACAAGCAATGTGGGAAGAAATGTTAAACAGTTGTTTCGAACCTTCTGTTCAAGTAATTTCAAAGTTATTTAACGCTTATGGAAAGATGGGACACTTTGATTATATAACTAAAGTTCTAGACCAGGTAAAGTTAAGGTATTCACACTTACTGCCTGAGGCATACTCACTAGCCATATCTTGTTTCGGGAAGCACAAACAACTAGAATTGATGGAAAGTACATTGAGGGAAATGGTTTCTAGTGGTTTTACAGTTAATTCTGCTACTggaaattcttttattatatactaCAGCATGTTTGGTTCTTTAGTAGAGATGGAAACTGCCTACGGTCGTCTTAAAAGGTCAAGATTTCTaattgagaagaaaggaaTCATGGCAATGGCATTTGCCTAcataaggaaaagaaaattctacAGATTAGGTGAATTCCTCAGGGATGTTGGTCTTGGAAGGAAAAATGTGGGGAATCTTTTATGGAATCTTCTACTTCTATCTTATGCTgccaattttaaaatgaaaagtttgcAGCGAGAATTTCTACAAATGGTTGACGCTGGATTCAATCCAGATCTTACAACATTTAACATTAGAGCTCTAGCATTTTCAAGAATGGATTTGTTATGGGATCTTCATCTTAGCCTTGAACACATGAAGCATATGAATATTGAACCCGATCTTGTGACCTACGGTTGTGTTGTTGATGCTTATGTCGATCGAAGACTTGGAAGAAATTTGGAATTCATTTTGAGCAAAATGAATCCAGATCAACCTCCAGTATCATTAACAGACTCTTTCGTTTTCGAGGCATTGGGTAAAGGAGACTTCCACATGAGTTCTGAGGCGTTCATGCAATTTCGAAAGCAGAAGAAATGGACTTATAGAGAATTAATATCATTGTATCTGAAAAAGCACCACAGGAGAAACCAAGTCTTTTGGAATTACTAA
- the LOC101216041 gene encoding nuclear speckle splicing regulatory protein 1: MSKYGLQLRVKPSQQKQPTRPPLPAPLGFQDDDDDDVEREISRQASKNKALKDIEEQHKKALEEDPSVFDYDGVYDEMKEKVVQPRAYDREERKPKYIQNLMKKAQEREREQEIIYERKLAKERSKDDHLYAGKDKFVTGAYKKKLAEQAKWMEEERLRQLREEKEDVTKKSDMSDFYFSLQKNVAYGARNAIEPTAPPKKLQLEKKEKQTEVHILEKHEESCNGDTFNDHLLQNSNLPSCSEKTIEEHPHLEERLPFSNKTTPSNIEGTSPPTLHDKTPVQEQPKHEQSEQPPKSDHHKRNEDAVAAAKERFLARKRAKEV, translated from the exons ATGAGCAAGTATGGCCTGCAGCTTAGGGTTAAGCCATCGCAGCAGAAGCAGCCTACAAGACCACCCCTTCCTGCTCCTCTTGGATTTCAAGATGATGACGATGACGATGTTGAGAGAGAGATATCCCGCCAAGCTTCCAAGAATAAGGCGCTTAAGGAT ATTGAGGAGCAACATAAGAAAGCACTAGAGGAGGATCCATCTGTCTTTGACTATGATGGAGTTtatgatgaaatgaaagaaaaggttGTTCAACCTCGAGCATATGATCGTGAAGAGCGAAAG CCAAagtatattcaaaatttgatgaaaaaggcacaagagagagagagagagcaggagattatatatgaaagaaaactGGCCAAGGAGAGAAGCAAAGATGATCATCTCTATGCTGGTAAGGATAAATTTGTCACCGGTGcctacaaaaagaaacttGCAGAACAAGCAAAATGGATGGAGGAAGAGCGCCTTCGACAACTTCGGGAGGAGAAAGAGGAT GTTACTAAGAAGAGCGACATGAGCGATTTTTACTTCAGTCTTCAAAAGAATGTTGCCTATGGTGCCCGAAATGCAATTGAGCCAACGGCACCCCCAAAGAAGCTTCagttagagaagaaagagaagcaGACAGAAGTTCATATTTTGGAGAAGCATGAAGAGAGTTGTAATGGCGATACCTTTAATGACCATCTGTTGCAAAACTCGAACTTACCTTCCTGTTCAGAGAAGACAATAGAAGAGCATCCTCATCTTGAAGAACGCCTTCCGTTTTCAAACAAAACGACACCATCTAATATAGAAGGTACCAGCCCCCCTACTTTACATGATAAAACTCCAGTTCAAGAACAGCCCAAGCATGAGCAAAGTGAACAACCACCAAAGAGTGATCaccataaaagaaatgaagatgcTGTTGCTGCTGCAAAAGAGCGCTTTTTGGCTCGAAAAAGAGCCAAGGAGGTGTGA